In one Streptomyces sp. NBC_01288 genomic region, the following are encoded:
- a CDS encoding PhzF family phenazine biosynthesis protein produces MISRLSVSIVRACLREGAGGSPTAVLDEVPLSDDERCRVPVLAGTSHAVFVSSRGSEVSLRFFTAGGELPACGHGTVAALAFLAARAGGSEYQGVLRAAGRSFAGRAVREGARFRAVFEPGPVELREPTADECALVLPTLGVTPGALAAGARVASVGRARLLVPVSSRSELAALVPDFETLRAACDRLGLLGCYVYSVPTPAGRIAARMFAPSIGVPEDIANANSTACLAAGLAGRGVTEIAVDMGDSLGSPATITASARPVVRVGGVAEVGDAVRELTG; encoded by the coding sequence GTGATCAGCCGACTGTCCGTCAGCATCGTCCGCGCGTGTCTGCGCGAGGGCGCCGGCGGGAGTCCCACCGCGGTGCTGGACGAGGTCCCGTTGAGCGACGACGAGCGGTGTCGGGTGCCGGTGCTGGCGGGGACGTCGCACGCCGTCTTCGTCTCGTCGCGCGGGTCCGAGGTGTCGCTCCGCTTCTTCACCGCCGGGGGCGAACTGCCCGCGTGCGGTCACGGCACGGTCGCCGCCCTGGCCTTCCTCGCGGCACGCGCCGGAGGCTCGGAGTACCAAGGCGTCCTGCGCGCTGCCGGGCGTTCGTTCGCGGGCCGGGCCGTACGGGAGGGGGCGCGGTTCCGTGCCGTCTTCGAGCCGGGTCCCGTCGAGCTGCGCGAGCCGACCGCCGACGAGTGCGCGCTCGTCCTGCCCACGCTGGGCGTCACCCCGGGCGCGCTCGCCGCGGGCGCCCGCGTGGCCTCGGTCGGGCGGGCGCGTCTACTCGTCCCGGTCTCCTCGCGTTCCGAACTCGCCGCGCTGGTCCCGGACTTCGAGACTCTGCGCGCGGCCTGCGACCGGCTCGGACTCCTCGGCTGCTACGTCTACTCGGTGCCGACGCCCGCCGGGCGGATCGCGGCGCGCATGTTCGCGCCGTCGATCGGCGTCCCGGAGGACATCGCGAACGCCAACAGCACCGCGTGTCTCGCCGCCGGCCTCGCGGGGCGGGGCGTCACCGAGATCGCCGTCGACATGGGCGACTCGCTCGGCAGCCCGGCCACGATCACGGCGAGCGCGCGGCCCGTGGTGCGGGTGGGTGGTGTCGCCGAAGTCGGCGATGCCGTAAGGGAGTTGACCGGCTAG
- a CDS encoding FadR/GntR family transcriptional regulator yields the protein MRVASAVDEVSDRLLTAIAVGDFLPGERLPAERELTGLLRVSRPTVREAVARLQAVGVVEIRRGRNGGTYVRDSWTESTAAAVRHTLLPRWEEFEQLFDLRGLVEGMVAATAARRRSTKDLEPMRDALSAYLSASTQRDAHTADSAFHQAVRAATGNPQIVMLSQDLLARISLGFPVEPWGKGEQAHFHQGGEDHKALYEAIAAGEPERAEEIARGHFTISADLIREVLERVRAR from the coding sequence GTGCGGGTCGCGTCGGCGGTCGACGAGGTGTCCGACCGGCTGCTCACCGCGATCGCCGTCGGCGACTTCCTGCCGGGCGAACGGCTGCCGGCCGAACGCGAACTCACCGGCCTGCTCCGGGTCAGCCGCCCCACCGTCCGCGAGGCGGTCGCCCGCCTCCAGGCCGTGGGCGTGGTCGAGATCCGGCGCGGCCGCAACGGCGGGACCTACGTCCGCGACAGCTGGACCGAGTCGACGGCCGCCGCCGTCCGGCACACCCTGCTGCCCCGCTGGGAGGAGTTCGAGCAACTCTTCGACCTGCGCGGCCTGGTCGAGGGCATGGTGGCCGCGACGGCAGCCCGGCGCCGTAGCACCAAGGACCTCGAACCCATGCGGGACGCCCTGTCCGCCTACCTCTCCGCGAGCACCCAGCGCGACGCGCACACCGCGGACAGCGCCTTCCACCAAGCCGTCCGCGCCGCCACCGGCAACCCGCAGATCGTCATGCTCAGCCAGGACCTGCTGGCCCGGATCAGCCTCGGCTTCCCGGTCGAACCCTGGGGCAAGGGCGAACAGGCCCACTTCCACCAGGGCGGCGAGGACCACAAGGCCCTGTACGAGGCCATCGCCGCGGGCGAACCCGAGCGCGCCGAGGAGATCGCCCGGGGCCACTTCACGATCAGCGCGGACCTGATCCGCGAGGTGTTGGAACGGGTCCGGGCCCGCTAG
- a CDS encoding TIGR03943 family putative permease subunit: MKRTAQVLLLVLTGLGLLHTALFTDLYLRYVKEGLRPLLIISGALLLLLGLAHAMFDRGSGDAEAHDHEHDHGHGHDHSTAPRIAWLLFLPALSLLFYAPPALGAYTASHAGSEAVKKQKGFAALPATSPLPMTLTDFTTRVQQDKELAIKGRSVEMTGFATPVRGGGWDLTRIIFTCCAADAQTVKVHMYGTPAPPANTWLAVTGTWHTQGALGTRTAAAALDVHGTRNIAQPVNAFTDDLPLTPSS; encoded by the coding sequence GTGAAGCGCACCGCCCAAGTACTGCTCCTGGTCCTGACCGGCCTGGGCCTCCTGCACACCGCCCTCTTCACCGACCTCTACCTGCGCTACGTCAAGGAGGGCCTGCGCCCGCTCCTGATCATCTCCGGCGCCCTCCTGCTGCTCCTGGGCCTGGCGCACGCGATGTTCGACCGCGGCTCCGGCGACGCGGAGGCCCACGACCACGAGCACGACCACGGCCATGGGCACGACCACTCCACCGCCCCCCGCATCGCCTGGCTGCTCTTCCTCCCCGCGCTCAGCCTCCTCTTCTACGCCCCACCCGCCCTCGGCGCCTACACCGCCTCCCACGCGGGCAGCGAGGCCGTCAAGAAGCAGAAGGGGTTCGCCGCGCTGCCCGCGACCTCACCCCTGCCGATGACCCTCACGGACTTCACCACCCGGGTCCAGCAGGACAAGGAGCTGGCCATCAAGGGGCGCAGCGTCGAGATGACCGGCTTCGCGACGCCGGTCCGGGGTGGCGGCTGGGACCTGACCCGGATCATCTTCACCTGCTGCGCGGCGGACGCCCAGACCGTCAAGGTGCACATGTACGGCACCCCCGCCCCGCCCGCCAACACCTGGCTGGCCGTCACCGGAACCTGGCACACGCAGGGCGCGCTCGGCACGCGGACCGCGGCGGCGGCCCTCGACGTCCACGGCACCCGGAACATCGCCCAACCGGTCAACGCCTTCACGGACGACCTGCCCCTGACGCCGTCGTCCTGA
- a CDS encoding DeoR/GlpR family DNA-binding transcription regulator: MSRDARWKALLDLLVERGRLDVEEAAADLAVSAATIRRDFDQLAEQQMLVRTRGGAVVHGVSYELPLRYKTARHASEKQRIAKAVAELVAPGEAVGLTGGTTTTEVARALAVRSDLTSGTPALTIVTNALNIANELAVRPQFKIVLTGGVARPQSYELVGPLADGVLSQITVDVAVLGVVAFDVTHGAAAHDEAEAAINRLLCERAERVVVAADSSKLGQRAFARICSAQAVNTLVTDAGVGADMVRRFEEIGVEVVAV, translated from the coding sequence ATGTCGCGCGACGCCCGCTGGAAGGCGCTGCTGGACCTGCTCGTCGAGCGCGGCCGGCTCGACGTCGAGGAGGCCGCGGCCGACCTCGCGGTGTCGGCCGCCACGATCCGCCGTGACTTCGACCAGCTCGCCGAGCAGCAGATGCTGGTGCGCACCCGGGGCGGCGCCGTCGTGCACGGGGTGTCGTACGAACTGCCGTTGCGCTACAAGACCGCCCGGCACGCCTCCGAGAAGCAGCGCATCGCGAAGGCGGTCGCCGAACTCGTCGCGCCCGGCGAGGCGGTGGGCCTGACCGGCGGTACGACCACCACGGAGGTGGCCCGCGCCCTGGCCGTGCGCAGCGACCTCACCTCCGGAACGCCCGCGCTGACCATCGTGACCAACGCGCTCAACATCGCCAACGAGCTTGCCGTGCGACCCCAGTTCAAGATCGTGCTGACCGGCGGGGTCGCGCGCCCGCAGTCGTACGAACTCGTCGGGCCGCTCGCCGACGGGGTGCTCTCGCAGATCACCGTCGATGTGGCGGTGCTCGGCGTGGTCGCCTTCGACGTGACGCACGGCGCGGCGGCCCACGACGAGGCGGAGGCCGCCATCAACCGGCTGTTGTGCGAGCGCGCCGAGCGTGTGGTCGTCGCGGCCGACTCCAGCAAACTCGGGCAGCGGGCGTTCGCCCGGATCTGCTCGGCGCAGGCGGTGAACACGCTGGTGACGGACGCGGGGGTGGGGGCGGACATGGTGCGGCGGTTCGAGGAGATAGGGGTCGAGGTCGTCGCCGTGTGA
- a CDS encoding permease has protein sequence MTEAAIPAVVHPPERRRRALRRPPPATAFALALGLAATVLALSGTPWLNDPAVAAWRTVCLAITVQALPFLLLGTALSGAINAFVPADLFTKVLPKRAALAVPVAGIAGVVLPGCECASVPVANSLIRRGVTPAAAFAFLLSAPAINPIVLTATAVAFPGSPAMVLARLLASLATAAVMGWLWLWLGREEWLRPVVRHTGHQSGHSRFTEFRLGFQHDFLHAGGFLVLGAMAAATFNVTVPRSVLDTFSGSPWLSVLFLAGLAVVLAVCSEADAFVAASLTGFSPTARLAFMVVGPMVDLKLIALQAGTFGRAFAVRFSTATTVVAVAASVLIGGALL, from the coding sequence GTGACGGAGGCAGCGATCCCGGCCGTCGTCCATCCACCCGAGCGACGGCGCCGTGCTCTTCGCAGACCCCCGCCCGCGACAGCGTTCGCCCTCGCGCTCGGCCTGGCCGCGACCGTCCTCGCCCTGTCGGGCACGCCATGGCTGAACGACCCCGCCGTGGCGGCCTGGCGGACCGTCTGCCTGGCCATCACCGTGCAGGCGCTGCCCTTCCTCCTCCTGGGCACCGCCCTGTCCGGGGCCATCAACGCCTTTGTCCCGGCTGACCTGTTCACCAAGGTGCTGCCCAAGCGGGCCGCGCTCGCCGTACCCGTCGCGGGCATCGCGGGCGTGGTCCTGCCGGGCTGCGAATGCGCGTCCGTGCCCGTCGCGAACAGCCTGATCCGCCGGGGCGTCACCCCGGCCGCCGCCTTCGCATTCCTGCTCTCGGCGCCCGCGATCAACCCGATCGTGCTGACCGCCACCGCCGTCGCCTTCCCGGGCAGCCCCGCCATGGTGCTGGCCCGGCTCCTCGCCTCGCTCGCCACGGCCGCCGTCATGGGCTGGCTGTGGCTCTGGCTGGGGCGCGAGGAGTGGCTGCGGCCCGTCGTACGGCACACCGGCCATCAGTCCGGCCACAGCCGCTTCACCGAGTTCCGGCTCGGCTTCCAGCACGACTTCCTGCACGCGGGCGGCTTCCTCGTGCTGGGCGCCATGGCCGCGGCCACCTTCAACGTGACCGTCCCGCGCTCGGTCCTGGACACCTTCTCGGGATCGCCCTGGCTGTCCGTGCTGTTCCTGGCCGGGCTCGCCGTCGTCCTCGCGGTCTGCTCCGAAGCCGACGCTTTTGTGGCGGCCTCACTCACAGGCTTCTCGCCCACAGCCCGGCTGGCTTTCATGGTGGTCGGCCCCATGGTGGACCTGAAGCTGATCGCCCTTCAGGCGGGCACCTTCGGCCGGGCGTTCGCGGTGCGCTTCTCCACCGCGACCACCGTCGTGGCCGTGGCCGCCAGCGTCCTGATCGGAGGCGCCCTGCTGTGA
- a CDS encoding dihydrofolate reductase family protein, with protein MTDKVISGMSMSLDGFITAPDDTRANPLGVGGERLHRWVQEMDDADAQVLAEMADGVGAVLMGRHSYDLCEGEGGWGDGGPVGKVPCVVLTHRAPDPADVVAPDVFTFVTDGIESAVARAKEIAGDGDVGVHGATAAQQALNAGLLDEVHIMLVPVLLGAGKRLFDHLGGPVELRRLWTRESPDITHLRFEVLTKH; from the coding sequence ATGACTGACAAAGTGATCTCAGGAATGTCCATGTCCCTGGACGGCTTCATCACCGCCCCGGACGACACCCGTGCCAACCCGCTCGGCGTCGGCGGTGAACGCCTGCACCGATGGGTCCAGGAAATGGACGACGCCGACGCCCAGGTCCTCGCCGAGATGGCCGACGGCGTCGGCGCCGTCCTCATGGGCCGGCACTCCTACGACCTGTGCGAAGGCGAGGGGGGCTGGGGCGACGGAGGGCCGGTGGGGAAGGTTCCCTGTGTGGTGCTCACCCACCGCGCCCCCGACCCGGCGGACGTCGTCGCCCCCGACGTGTTCACCTTCGTCACCGACGGTATCGAGTCCGCGGTGGCCCGCGCCAAGGAGATCGCCGGTGACGGGGACGTCGGGGTCCATGGTGCGACGGCTGCCCAACAGGCCCTGAACGCCGGTCTGTTGGACGAGGTACACATCATGCTGGTCCCCGTGCTGCTGGGCGCGGGCAAGCGGCTCTTCGACCACCTCGGCGGTCCCGTCGAACTCCGCAGGCTATGGACGCGCGAGTCGCCGGACATCACCCACCTGCGCTTCGAGGTCCTGACCAAGCACTGA
- a CDS encoding SIS domain-containing protein yields the protein MTYVEDELNSQPECWIRAAAEAPRYRDALPAPGERVAIVGCGTSYFMAQAIAALREGAGQGETDAFAASEFPHGRTYDRVLALTRSGTTTEVLELLRELRGRTRTTAITADPHTPVMTAADELVVLDFADERSVVQTRFATTAVTLLRAHLGLHTDAVVADARTALAAELPQQLVACTQFTFLGRGWTVGLANEAGLKMREASLSWTEAYPAMEYRHGPISITTHGTATWMLGEAPEGLAQQVGATGGLWIEGGLDPLAELVRAQRLAVAVAAYRDLDPDRPRHLTRSVILAP from the coding sequence ATGACCTATGTCGAGGACGAGCTGAACAGTCAGCCCGAGTGCTGGATACGGGCCGCGGCGGAGGCGCCCCGATACCGGGACGCGCTGCCGGCGCCGGGGGAGCGGGTCGCGATCGTCGGCTGCGGCACCTCGTACTTCATGGCCCAGGCGATCGCCGCCCTGCGCGAGGGGGCGGGCCAGGGCGAGACCGACGCCTTCGCCGCCTCGGAGTTCCCGCACGGGCGGACGTACGACCGGGTCCTCGCCCTCACCCGCTCCGGCACCACCACCGAAGTGCTTGAACTCCTGCGGGAGTTGAGGGGGCGCACCCGCACCACGGCGATCACCGCCGACCCGCACACGCCCGTCATGACGGCCGCCGACGAGCTGGTCGTGCTCGACTTCGCCGACGAACGGTCCGTCGTGCAGACCCGGTTCGCGACCACCGCCGTCACCCTGCTCCGCGCCCACCTCGGCCTGCACACCGACGCCGTGGTCGCCGACGCCCGCACCGCGCTCGCCGCCGAACTGCCCCAACAACTCGTCGCCTGCACTCAGTTCACCTTCCTCGGCCGCGGCTGGACCGTCGGGCTCGCCAACGAGGCCGGGCTGAAGATGCGCGAGGCCTCACTGTCCTGGACCGAGGCCTACCCGGCGATGGAGTACCGACACGGCCCGATCAGCATCACCACCCACGGCACCGCCACCTGGATGCTCGGCGAGGCACCCGAGGGACTCGCCCAACAGGTGGGCGCCACCGGCGGGTTGTGGATCGAGGGCGGCCTCGACCCGCTCGCCGAACTCGTCCGCGCCCAGCGTCTCGCGGTCGCCGTCGCCGCCTACCGCGACCTGGACCCCGACCGCCCGCGCCACCTCACCCGCTCGGTGATCCTCGCCCCCTGA
- a CDS encoding phospholipase — protein MHRRLATGLAASTLALVAVVATATAATATPADKPQILSGWTQTSASSYNLWAAARADQTAWSAYEFDWSTDYCSDSPDNPFGFPFATSCARHDFGYRNYKAANAFSANKSRLDSAFYDDLKRVCAGYTSAVATTCNSTAWTYYQAVKVFG, from the coding sequence ATGCACCGCAGACTCGCCACCGGTCTCGCCGCCTCGACTCTGGCTCTGGTAGCCGTCGTCGCCACCGCGACAGCCGCCACCGCCACCCCCGCCGACAAGCCCCAGATCCTCTCCGGTTGGACCCAGACCAGCGCGTCGAGCTACAACCTCTGGGCCGCGGCCCGCGCCGATCAAACAGCCTGGTCCGCCTACGAGTTCGACTGGTCCACCGACTACTGTTCCGACTCGCCCGACAACCCCTTCGGCTTCCCCTTCGCCACCTCCTGCGCCCGCCACGACTTCGGCTACCGCAACTACAAGGCCGCGAACGCCTTCAGCGCCAACAAGTCGCGGCTCGACAGCGCCTTCTACGACGACCTCAAGCGCGTCTGCGCCGGCTACACCAGCGCCGTCGCGACCACCTGCAACAGCACGGCGTGGACGTACTACCAGGCCGTCAAGGTCTTCGGCTGA